From a region of the Methylomonas rapida genome:
- the malQ gene encoding 4-alpha-glucanotransferase, translated as MSACLNKRRAGVLLHISSLPGGGDCGDLGQEAFNFVNFLHDVGATVWQTLPLGMPHGDGSPYQCLSAHAGNPAFINVQWLYDKGWIPEEDQCLDCNRGRLFWKTCVVNKAYYGFLERAKKEDRQDFRDFCQKHVGWLDDFALFIALRNVFGQKCWNKWPEALKQRQPLAIKESRQLLKEAIEAIKFEQYVFFKQWHDLKVYAAEKGVLLFGDIPIFVSYDSADVWANREVFKLNQNGDMEVVAGVPPDYFSEFGQRWGNPHYDWDYLRKTDYQWWLDRIKSQYEMFDILRIDHFRGLEAAWEIPAVEDTAINGKWVKAPGVELLKAIEDKFPALSLIAEDLGIITQEVEALRDDFDLPGMKILQFAFDGHPENPYLPMNFTQNCVAYTGTHDNDTTLGWFNGLSDAEKQRIYDYLGWSTLPMPDALMHAVLGSAANLAIIPMQDVLRLGSADRMNTPGTTSGNWRWRFDWSQLSEENAGRFAHFIGLFGRRS; from the coding sequence ATGAGTGCTTGTTTAAATAAACGCCGTGCCGGGGTATTGCTACACATTAGTTCATTACCCGGTGGTGGAGACTGTGGTGATTTAGGACAAGAAGCATTCAATTTCGTCAATTTTCTGCACGATGTCGGCGCAACGGTCTGGCAGACCTTGCCGCTCGGCATGCCGCATGGAGACGGCTCGCCGTATCAGTGCCTTTCCGCGCACGCGGGTAATCCGGCTTTCATCAATGTTCAGTGGTTATATGACAAGGGCTGGATTCCTGAGGAAGATCAATGTCTCGATTGCAATCGAGGGCGACTGTTTTGGAAGACCTGCGTCGTCAATAAAGCCTATTATGGTTTTTTGGAACGCGCCAAAAAGGAAGACCGGCAGGATTTTAGAGACTTTTGCCAGAAGCACGTCGGCTGGCTGGATGACTTTGCCCTATTCATCGCGCTGAGAAATGTATTTGGGCAAAAATGCTGGAACAAATGGCCGGAAGCCTTGAAACAGCGGCAACCGTTGGCAATAAAGGAATCCAGGCAGCTGCTGAAGGAAGCGATAGAAGCCATCAAGTTCGAACAATATGTATTTTTCAAGCAGTGGCACGATCTGAAAGTTTACGCGGCCGAGAAAGGCGTGTTGCTGTTCGGCGACATACCTATTTTTGTTTCCTACGATAGCGCGGATGTGTGGGCGAATAGGGAAGTATTCAAGCTGAATCAAAACGGCGACATGGAAGTCGTGGCGGGCGTTCCGCCCGATTATTTCTCCGAGTTCGGGCAGCGTTGGGGTAATCCGCATTATGATTGGGATTATTTGCGTAAAACCGATTATCAATGGTGGTTGGATCGCATCAAAAGCCAGTATGAAATGTTCGACATATTGCGCATCGATCATTTTCGTGGGCTGGAGGCGGCCTGGGAAATTCCGGCCGTTGAGGACACGGCGATCAACGGGAAATGGGTCAAGGCGCCCGGCGTTGAATTGTTGAAGGCCATCGAAGACAAATTTCCCGCCTTGTCGTTGATTGCGGAAGATCTGGGTATCATCACTCAAGAAGTCGAGGCGTTGCGCGACGATTTTGATTTGCCGGGCATGAAGATTCTGCAATTCGCTTTTGATGGTCATCCGGAAAATCCCTATTTGCCGATGAACTTTACCCAAAACTGTGTCGCCTATACCGGCACCCATGACAATGACACGACCTTGGGTTGGTTTAACGGCTTGAGTGATGCCGAAAAACAGCGGATTTATGATTATCTCGGCTGGTCGACCCTGCCCATGCCCGATGCGCTGATGCACGCCGTGTTGGGCTCTGCCGCTAATCTGGCGATTATCCCAATGCAGGATGTTTTGCGGCTGGGGTCGGCGGATAGGATGAATACGCCGGGGACTACCAGCGGTAATTGGCGCTGGCGCTTTGATTGGTCTCAATTAAGCGAAGAAAACGCTGGGCGTTTCGCTCATTTCATAGGATTGTTCGGTCGGCGTTCGTAG
- a CDS encoding quinoprotein dehydrogenase-associated putative ABC transporter substrate-binding protein, with product MKINPKLPQCLMLAGLTFAAANIQADDKFRVCADPMNPPYSTKQLTGYENKIAALFAKQLNQEVEYTWLPERIGFIRNTLKAENEDGKGFKCDVVMGVPAGYDLTETTQPYFHSTYVLLIAKGRGWDDISESSQLASLPLQRQEGLKIAMFDRGPGTEWLQKSGLLEQGVPYQSMTGDSEHNVAMQIDKDLRDGVIDMAILWGPMAAYVLSQNPPASFIAIPMQSTPDIKFDFSIAMGVRQGDDERKRQLNTLIEQNLPEIHSIIGSYGIPLLPIPKQNPAKDDDD from the coding sequence ATGAAAATTAACCCAAAGCTGCCGCAATGCCTGATGCTGGCAGGCCTGACTTTTGCCGCCGCCAACATCCAGGCTGACGATAAATTCAGAGTCTGCGCCGACCCGATGAATCCGCCCTACTCAACCAAGCAATTGACGGGTTATGAAAACAAAATTGCCGCTTTGTTTGCCAAACAATTGAATCAGGAAGTCGAATATACCTGGCTACCCGAACGCATTGGTTTCATACGCAACACACTGAAAGCCGAAAATGAAGACGGGAAAGGTTTTAAATGCGACGTGGTGATGGGCGTGCCAGCCGGCTACGATTTGACCGAAACGACCCAGCCTTATTTTCATTCTACTTACGTCTTGCTGATCGCCAAAGGGCGGGGATGGGACGATATATCCGAATCCTCGCAACTGGCATCTCTACCACTACAGCGTCAGGAAGGACTGAAAATTGCGATGTTCGATCGCGGGCCAGGCACGGAATGGTTGCAAAAGAGCGGCTTGCTGGAACAAGGCGTGCCGTATCAAAGCATGACCGGCGACAGTGAACACAACGTAGCGATGCAAATCGACAAGGATCTGCGCGACGGCGTCATCGACATGGCGATCTTGTGGGGCCCCATGGCCGCATATGTATTATCACAAAACCCGCCAGCCAGCTTCATTGCCATCCCCATGCAATCAACCCCGGATATCAAATTCGATTTTTCGATTGCGATGGGCGTACGCCAGGGCGACGACGAACGCAAAAGACAATTGAACACCCTGATAGAACAAAATCTGCCTGAAATCCATAGCATTATCGGCAGTTACGGCATTCCTCTGCTACCCATCCCCAAGCAGAATCCTGCCAAGGATGACGACGATTGA
- a CDS encoding methanol/ethanol family PQQ-dependent dehydrogenase — protein sequence MKPVKNWLLASTIATILATPAVTTANSDVEKLTQNPANWATWGGDYAGTRYSKLSQINTQNVKNLQPAWTFSTGVLRGHEGGPLVVNGIMYIHTPFPNTVYAIDQKTKAVIWEFTPTMDADVTIPVMCCDTVNRGLAYGDGKIFLQQSDTVLTALDAKTGKRVWSVQNGDPKLGMTNTQAPLVVKDKVLTGISGGEFGVRGFLAAYDIRTGQLAWKGYSMGPDKDTLIKPGKSTTWEDGKVTPLKPESSLATWKGDQWKIGGGTTWGWYSYDPKLNLVYYGSGNPSTWNPVQRPGDNKWSMSLWARDADTGEVKWVYQMTPHDEWDYDGINETVLVDQEVKGKMHKTIVHFDRNGFGYTLDRETGELLVAEKFDKSVNWASHVDMKTGRPQVVPEFSTEHNGEDVNTVGTCPAALGAKNMAPVSYSPQTGLFYISGNHLCMEYEPFEVSYTAGQPYVGATLSMMPAGADVLTGKKDDSTNLGQFTAFDAKTGKIVWSNKEQFSVWSGSVATAGGVVFYGTLEGYLKAVDAKTGKELYKFKTPSGIIGNVNTWEFEGKQYVGVLSGIGGWAGIGIAAGLDSGEASTNSEGLGAVGAYRSLSSYTKLGGTLTVFALPD from the coding sequence ATGAAGCCTGTAAAAAACTGGCTGCTTGCTTCGACTATAGCAACTATTCTTGCTACACCTGCAGTAACCACTGCCAACAGTGATGTTGAAAAACTGACCCAAAACCCTGCCAACTGGGCAACCTGGGGTGGTGACTATGCCGGTACTCGCTACAGTAAACTGTCACAAATCAACACTCAAAACGTAAAAAACCTGCAACCGGCCTGGACTTTCTCCACCGGCGTTCTGCGTGGCCATGAGGGCGGTCCTTTGGTTGTTAACGGCATTATGTACATTCATACTCCGTTCCCTAACACCGTTTATGCGATCGACCAAAAAACCAAAGCGGTCATCTGGGAATTCACCCCAACCATGGATGCCGATGTCACCATTCCTGTCATGTGCTGCGACACCGTCAACCGCGGTCTGGCATACGGCGATGGCAAAATCTTCCTGCAACAATCAGACACCGTACTGACTGCCCTGGATGCCAAAACCGGTAAACGCGTATGGAGCGTACAAAACGGCGACCCGAAACTGGGCATGACCAACACCCAGGCGCCATTGGTCGTCAAAGACAAAGTACTGACCGGTATCTCCGGCGGTGAATTCGGTGTGCGCGGCTTCCTGGCGGCTTATGACATCCGTACCGGCCAATTGGCATGGAAAGGCTACAGCATGGGTCCTGACAAGGACACCCTGATCAAACCGGGCAAATCCACCACCTGGGAAGACGGCAAAGTTACCCCGCTGAAACCGGAATCAAGCTTGGCCACCTGGAAAGGCGACCAATGGAAAATCGGCGGTGGCACCACCTGGGGCTGGTATTCCTACGATCCTAAATTGAACCTGGTCTACTACGGTTCAGGCAATCCATCCACCTGGAACCCTGTACAACGTCCAGGCGACAACAAATGGTCCATGTCCTTGTGGGCGCGTGACGCCGACACCGGTGAAGTCAAATGGGTTTACCAAATGACTCCACACGACGAATGGGACTACGACGGCATCAACGAAACCGTCCTGGTTGACCAAGAAGTCAAAGGCAAAATGCATAAAACCATCGTGCATTTCGACCGTAACGGCTTTGGTTACACCCTGGACCGTGAAACCGGTGAACTGTTGGTTGCCGAGAAATTCGACAAATCCGTCAACTGGGCTAGCCACGTCGACATGAAAACCGGCCGTCCGCAAGTCGTGCCCGAGTTCTCTACCGAACATAACGGCGAAGACGTCAATACTGTAGGCACCTGCCCTGCAGCGTTGGGCGCCAAAAACATGGCACCTGTGTCTTACTCTCCACAAACCGGCTTGTTCTACATCTCCGGCAACCACTTGTGCATGGAGTACGAACCGTTCGAAGTTAGCTACACCGCAGGTCAGCCCTACGTAGGTGCGACCCTGTCCATGATGCCTGCTGGCGCTGACGTGCTGACCGGCAAAAAAGACGACAGCACCAACCTGGGTCAATTCACCGCATTTGACGCAAAAACCGGCAAAATCGTTTGGTCGAACAAAGAACAATTCTCCGTTTGGTCAGGTTCTGTCGCAACCGCGGGTGGCGTAGTATTCTACGGCACCCTGGAAGGCTACCTGAAAGCCGTTGACGCCAAAACCGGTAAGGAATTGTACAAATTCAAAACCCCATCCGGCATCATCGGCAACGTCAATACCTGGGAATTCGAAGGCAAACAATACGTTGGCGTTCTGTCAGGTATCGGTGGCTGGGCAGGTATCGGTATCGCGGCTGGCCTGGATTCAGGCGAAGCATCAACCAACTCCGAAGGTTTGGGTGCGGTTGGTGCTTACAGAAGCTTGAGCTCTTACACCAAGTTGGGTGGTACACTGACCGTGTTCGCTCTGCCAGACTAA
- a CDS encoding glycine cleavage system protein R: MQLAITVLGSRTDTFVAELLSAINSCQCSVLELRTSNLTEITAVYVLLDGNWNHVAKLEGLLDILRNRFQMQISLLRPEELAVAQDVQEGVPYTLETISMEKKDLLYAVTSFLLDRGVVIDEISANLHPALMFSNQIFSTRFTLLVPPNVRILSLREEFLDFCDGLNIDAILEPIKR; this comes from the coding sequence ATGCAGCTTGCAATCACGGTTTTGGGTAGTAGAACGGATACCTTCGTCGCGGAATTATTGTCGGCGATCAATAGTTGTCAATGTAGCGTGTTGGAGCTAAGAACCTCCAACCTGACTGAAATCACGGCGGTTTATGTTCTGCTCGACGGCAACTGGAATCATGTGGCCAAGCTGGAAGGCTTGCTGGATATTCTGCGCAATCGCTTTCAAATGCAGATCAGTCTGTTGCGGCCAGAGGAATTGGCTGTTGCGCAAGACGTACAGGAAGGCGTGCCCTATACGCTGGAAACCATATCAATGGAGAAAAAGGATTTGCTGTATGCCGTGACATCGTTTCTGCTGGATCGCGGTGTCGTCATCGATGAAATCAGCGCGAATCTGCATCCGGCATTGATGTTCAGCAACCAGATTTTTTCGACCCGTTTCACGCTGCTGGTTCCGCCGAACGTGCGTATTTTGTCGTTGCGCGAGGAGTTTCTGGATTTTTGCGACGGCTTGAATATCGATGCCATTCTCGAACCCATCAAACGTTGA
- a CDS encoding peroxiredoxin, with product MTAIAIGQTIPDFELPATGDKTLSPGDFEGKKLLLYFYPKDNTPGCTQEGQAFRDNIEAFERLNTAILGVSRDSMRMHEGFKCKQNFPFDLLSDQDEQLCQLFDVIKLKNMYGKQVRGIERSSFLFDEKGVLIHEWRKVKVKDHVQDVLHVLQQL from the coding sequence ATGACTGCAATCGCCATTGGCCAGACCATTCCCGATTTTGAGTTGCCAGCGACAGGTGACAAGACCTTGTCACCGGGTGATTTTGAAGGCAAAAAACTGCTGCTGTATTTTTACCCCAAGGACAATACGCCCGGATGTACCCAGGAAGGCCAAGCCTTCAGGGACAACATCGAAGCGTTTGAACGCTTGAATACGGCCATTTTGGGCGTTTCCAGGGATAGCATGAGGATGCACGAAGGCTTTAAATGCAAACAAAACTTTCCGTTCGATCTGCTCTCTGATCAGGATGAGCAGTTGTGTCAGTTGTTTGATGTAATCAAGCTGAAAAACATGTACGGCAAGCAAGTACGCGGTATCGAACGCAGTAGCTTTTTATTCGATGAAAAAGGTGTCTTGATCCATGAATGGCGCAAAGTCAAAGTCAAGGATCACGTTCAGGACGTCTTGCACGTTTTGCAACAACTTTGA
- a CDS encoding YchJ family protein, whose amino-acid sequence MIACLFALADGISVNYSAMTTMTSHTETCLCGSGLNYSDCCGPYHAGEKLPATAEQLMRSRFTAYALRNVDYLLASWDTSKRPASIDFSKETAAWQTLQIIDCKKGGAKDSKGIVEFKAYYSQDGESYFMHEISRFVKTNQRWLYLDGVIKAAGKVASTANAGRNALCACGSGKKFKHCCGR is encoded by the coding sequence ATGATAGCCTGTCTGTTCGCCTTGGCCGATGGAATTTCGGTAAACTATTCAGCCATGACGACCATGACATCCCATACCGAAACCTGTTTGTGCGGCTCGGGCCTGAATTATTCCGATTGCTGCGGCCCCTATCACGCTGGCGAAAAATTGCCCGCCACCGCCGAGCAATTGATGCGTTCGCGCTTTACGGCTTATGCGCTAAGAAACGTCGACTATCTGCTGGCCAGTTGGGATACGAGCAAACGCCCTGCATCGATAGACTTTTCCAAGGAAACGGCCGCTTGGCAAACACTACAGATCATCGACTGTAAAAAAGGCGGCGCCAAAGACAGCAAGGGCATCGTCGAATTCAAAGCCTATTACAGCCAGGACGGTGAAAGCTATTTCATGCATGAAATCAGCCGTTTCGTCAAAACCAATCAACGCTGGCTGTATCTGGATGGCGTGATAAAAGCGGCCGGCAAGGTTGCAAGCACCGCAAATGCCGGTCGCAATGCCTTATGTGCCTGCGGCAGCGGCAAGAAATTCAAGCACTGCTGCGGCCGCTGA
- a CDS encoding dicarboxylate/amino acid:cation symporter, with protein MRIALNTQILVGALSGVALGLLFARLGPDAGGVKQGIFVCSLIGNLFTDLLKMVLVPLVFTSIAVGVANLRQHRQLHRVWVSTLGFFVLSMALAIALALLASNWFEPGKGLSLDLFQQADRNIAAKHMSFAEFIAGFLHGLFVNPFAALAQGNVLAIVMFALLLGIALVMGGERYRNILQLLQEGLELMLRMVGWVMRLAPFGILALLAQLLATQNLAVLSSLAAFVGVVLGTTLLHGFVVLPLLLFLLTKMSPLRFFRASREALITAFATSSSSATLPVTLRCAEQHLHVKPSIAGFVIPLGATANMDGTALYEAAAALFVANLANIELDLAQQMIVFFTTMLAAIGAPGIPSAGMVTMVMVLQSVGLPAEAVAILLPIDRLLDTFRTMVNVEGDMVVSLLVQRVLQDKA; from the coding sequence GTGCGTATTGCGTTGAATACTCAAATCCTGGTTGGCGCCTTATCGGGTGTCGCGCTGGGTTTGCTGTTTGCTCGTCTGGGGCCCGATGCCGGCGGCGTCAAACAAGGGATATTTGTTTGCAGCCTGATCGGTAACTTGTTTACCGACTTGTTGAAAATGGTGCTGGTGCCATTGGTATTTACCTCGATAGCCGTTGGCGTCGCCAATTTGCGTCAGCATAGACAACTGCATAGGGTCTGGGTGTCGACACTCGGCTTCTTCGTGCTGTCCATGGCATTGGCCATTGCGTTGGCCTTGCTGGCCTCTAATTGGTTTGAGCCGGGCAAGGGGCTGAGTCTCGATTTATTCCAACAAGCCGATCGCAACATCGCCGCCAAGCACATGAGTTTTGCCGAATTCATCGCCGGTTTTCTGCATGGTTTGTTTGTCAATCCCTTTGCAGCGCTGGCGCAGGGCAATGTATTGGCGATCGTGATGTTTGCCTTGTTGCTGGGGATTGCATTGGTGATGGGCGGCGAGCGCTATCGTAATATTCTGCAACTGTTGCAGGAAGGCCTGGAGCTGATGCTGCGCATGGTCGGCTGGGTCATGCGCCTGGCGCCGTTTGGCATACTGGCCTTGCTGGCTCAACTGCTGGCGACGCAAAACCTCGCGGTGTTGAGCAGTCTGGCGGCATTCGTCGGCGTGGTATTGGGGACGACTTTGCTGCATGGTTTCGTCGTGTTGCCGCTGCTGTTGTTCTTGCTGACGAAAATGTCGCCGCTGCGTTTTTTCCGCGCTTCCCGTGAAGCGTTGATCACGGCATTCGCCACCAGTTCCAGTTCCGCCACCTTGCCGGTTACCTTGCGTTGCGCCGAGCAGCATCTGCATGTCAAGCCCAGCATCGCCGGTTTCGTGATTCCGCTGGGCGCCACGGCGAACATGGATGGGACGGCGTTATATGAAGCGGCCGCGGCCTTGTTCGTGGCCAATCTGGCGAATATCGAGCTGGATTTGGCTCAGCAAATGATCGTGTTCTTCACGACGATGCTGGCCGCGATCGGCGCGCCAGGCATTCCGAGCGCCGGCATGGTGACGATGGTCATGGTGTTGCAGTCTGTCGGCTTGCCGGCCGAAGCCGTGGCCATCTTACTGCCTATCGATCGCTTGCTGGATACCTTTCGTACCATGGTCAACGTCGAAGGCGACATGGTGGTGAGTTTGCTGGTGCAGCGGGTTTTGCAAGACAAGGCTTGA
- a CDS encoding peroxiredoxin, with product MSQLLEKNQAAPFFRAVNQDNKLLYLSDYKGEKNVVLYFYPKDDTPGCTIEANDFTSLADQFAALDTVIIGVSKDDCESHRAFIHKYGLNVQLLADTSGELCDSYGVWQEVEKDGVKKWKIVRSTFIIGKDGLLIEAMYGVNHEGHAQAVLDIIKGLSH from the coding sequence ATGTCACAATTATTAGAAAAAAACCAGGCAGCGCCGTTTTTCCGCGCCGTCAATCAAGACAACAAACTGCTGTACTTGTCCGATTACAAGGGCGAAAAAAACGTGGTGCTATACTTCTATCCCAAGGATGACACGCCTGGCTGCACGATAGAAGCCAACGATTTCACGAGTCTCGCCGACCAGTTTGCCGCGCTGGATACCGTCATCATTGGCGTCAGCAAAGATGATTGCGAAAGTCACCGGGCTTTCATCCATAAATATGGCCTGAACGTGCAATTGTTGGCCGACACCTCCGGCGAGCTGTGCGATAGCTATGGCGTCTGGCAGGAAGTCGAGAAAGACGGGGTCAAGAAATGGAAAATCGTCCGCTCCACCTTCATCATCGGCAAAGACGGCCTGCTGATCGAAGCGATGTACGGCGTCAACCATGAAGGCCATGCGCAAGCAGTATTGGACATCATCAAAGGCCTGAGCCATTAA
- the rpiA gene encoding ribose-5-phosphate isomerase RpiA, with product MNDKQRVAEHAAQRIEKGMLVGLGTGSTANFFIEALARRQDSLQVQVVASSVVSAIKAQDLGLPLRGIEQVSRLDVYVDGADEVTTDLTLLKGRGADLVREKLLAKASEAFWVLIDPSKQVQRIGQNSPIPIEVMPFAWQLVQRSLADIGGEALLRRNGDGLFVTSYGSLVLDTTFAPAMDAATLNDRLNAIPGIVEHGIFKGLATTVFCGRDGNVDEYQA from the coding sequence ATGAACGACAAACAACGCGTCGCCGAACACGCCGCCCAACGGATCGAAAAAGGCATGCTGGTCGGGCTTGGTACGGGCTCCACGGCCAATTTCTTCATCGAGGCGCTGGCACGCCGCCAGGATTCGTTACAGGTACAGGTAGTCGCCAGCTCGGTCGTCAGCGCGATCAAGGCTCAAGACCTGGGCCTTCCCTTGCGCGGCATCGAACAGGTCTCACGGCTGGACGTTTATGTAGATGGCGCCGACGAAGTCACAACCGACCTGACCTTGCTGAAGGGTCGCGGTGCCGATTTGGTGCGAGAAAAACTGCTGGCCAAAGCCAGCGAAGCCTTCTGGGTGCTGATCGATCCCAGCAAACAAGTTCAACGTATCGGACAGAATTCCCCCATTCCAATCGAAGTGATGCCCTTCGCCTGGCAACTCGTGCAACGCAGCCTGGCGGACATCGGTGGCGAGGCATTGCTGCGGCGCAACGGAGACGGTCTTTTCGTGACGTCTTACGGCAGCCTGGTGCTGGATACGACCTTCGCCCCGGCCATGGATGCTGCAACGCTGAACGACCGCCTGAACGCCATACCGGGCATCGTCGAGCATGGCATCTTCAAGGGTTTGGCCACCACGGTGTTTTGCGGCCGCGACGGCAACGTCGACGAATACCAGGCTTAA
- the lpxD gene encoding UDP-3-O-(3-hydroxymyristoyl)glucosamine N-acyltransferase: MQITELAQLCDARPQGGDPALGIDSAADIMSAQAHQVTVLSDGKYKKYLQSCQASACFISEQLLEADIPANMTLLVCKDPEMSFLKAVGALHPEPARKRQISAQAVLADDVTLGQDVHIGPFSSIGERCRIGDNSTIEASVQIGNNVSIGNNCRIHPNAVIYDNSVIGNNVIIHAGSIIGADGFGYKYRNNQHVKVPHVGNVVIEDNVEIGANTCIDRGALGSTRIGWGSKIDNLVQLGHNNVVGRNVIICGQCGISGSCTIEDGAILAGSVGVADHVKIGSRAVVMARSGVSQNIDSGAQVWGSPAKDRKVIWRELAALAKLPELIQKIKNLENRLDKLEK, encoded by the coding sequence ATGCAGATCACGGAATTGGCTCAACTTTGCGACGCTCGGCCTCAGGGCGGCGATCCTGCTCTCGGCATCGATTCGGCCGCCGACATCATGTCCGCGCAAGCCCATCAGGTTACGGTACTAAGCGATGGCAAATACAAAAAATATTTGCAGAGCTGCCAGGCTTCGGCCTGCTTTATTTCCGAACAATTGCTGGAGGCCGACATCCCGGCCAACATGACCCTGTTGGTTTGCAAAGACCCGGAAATGAGCTTTCTGAAAGCCGTCGGCGCGCTGCATCCAGAACCTGCCCGGAAAAGACAAATTTCCGCACAAGCCGTACTGGCGGACGATGTAACCTTGGGTCAAGATGTCCATATCGGTCCCTTTTCCAGCATAGGCGAGCGCTGCCGCATCGGCGACAACAGTACGATAGAAGCCAGCGTTCAAATCGGAAACAACGTCAGTATCGGCAACAATTGCCGCATTCACCCCAACGCGGTGATTTACGATAACAGCGTGATCGGCAACAACGTCATCATTCATGCCGGCAGTATCATCGGCGCGGACGGCTTTGGTTACAAATATCGCAACAACCAGCACGTCAAGGTCCCCCATGTCGGCAACGTGGTGATAGAAGACAATGTCGAGATTGGCGCCAATACCTGTATCGACCGGGGCGCGCTGGGCTCGACGCGCATCGGCTGGGGCAGCAAAATCGACAATCTGGTACAGCTTGGCCATAACAACGTGGTCGGCCGCAATGTCATCATTTGCGGCCAATGCGGCATCTCCGGTTCCTGCACGATTGAGGACGGCGCCATTCTGGCCGGTAGCGTCGGCGTGGCCGATCATGTCAAAATCGGCAGCCGCGCCGTCGTGATGGCCCGGAGCGGCGTATCGCAGAACATAGACTCAGGCGCGCAAGTCTGGGGCAGTCCGGCCAAGGACAGAAAAGTCATCTGGCGCGAACTGGCCGCTTTGGCGAAATTACCGGAGCTGATACAAAAAATCAAAAACCTGGAAAACCGCCTGGATAAACTGGAAAAATAG